In Azospirillum ramasamyi, a single window of DNA contains:
- a CDS encoding thiamine pyrophosphate-dependent dehydrogenase E1 component subunit alpha, which produces MKSQYTPETIARLYRSLYFIRHYEERVAAIYPSDKIKSPVHLSIGQEFISVGVCDVLRPDDAVSGTYRGHAAYLAKGGDPAAMMAEMYGKATGSAAGRGGSMHLIDTKANVLGASAVVGTTIPIAAGYALALKRQKTDRVVVAFFGDGASEEGCFYETLNFAALHKLPILFVCENNFYAIHEPQTKRWATDRFCERVATFGIDARKITSGDLFEVRDTAAELVAKLRRGEGPALIECHAYRWREHVGPNEDYDQGYRPRTEMEPWEARDEVPRIAALLPEAQRAAIEAEAQAAIEAAVAFAEQSPFPAAEELYRHVFA; this is translated from the coding sequence ATGAAATCCCAGTATACCCCGGAGACCATCGCTAGGCTGTACCGCTCCCTCTACTTCATCCGCCATTATGAAGAGCGGGTGGCTGCGATCTACCCTTCGGACAAGATCAAGAGCCCGGTGCATCTTTCCATCGGCCAGGAGTTCATCTCGGTCGGCGTCTGCGACGTTCTGCGACCGGACGATGCCGTGTCGGGCACCTATCGGGGACATGCCGCCTATCTGGCGAAGGGCGGCGATCCGGCCGCGATGATGGCCGAGATGTACGGCAAGGCGACCGGCAGCGCCGCCGGGCGCGGCGGCTCCATGCATCTGATCGACACCAAGGCCAATGTGCTCGGCGCCTCCGCCGTGGTCGGCACGACGATCCCGATCGCCGCCGGTTATGCCCTCGCCTTGAAGCGGCAGAAGACCGACCGGGTCGTCGTCGCCTTCTTCGGCGACGGCGCGTCGGAGGAGGGCTGCTTCTACGAGACGCTGAACTTCGCGGCGCTGCACAAGCTGCCGATCCTGTTCGTCTGCGAGAACAACTTCTACGCCATTCACGAGCCGCAGACGAAGCGCTGGGCGACCGACCGCTTCTGCGAGCGGGTCGCCACCTTCGGAATCGATGCGCGCAAGATCACGTCCGGCGATCTGTTCGAGGTCCGCGACACCGCGGCCGAACTGGTGGCCAAGCTGCGCCGCGGCGAAGGGCCGGCTCTGATCGAATGCCACGCCTATCGCTGGCGCGAGCATGTCGGCCCGAACGAGGATTACGACCAGGGCTACCGTCCGCGGACGGAAATGGAGCCGTGGGAGGCTCGCGACGAAGTGCCGCGCATCGCCGCCCTGCTGCCGGAGGCGCAGCGCGCCGCCATCGAGGCGGAAGCCCAGGCCGCCATCGAAGCCGCCGTCGCCTTCGCCGAGCAAAGCCCCTTCCCCGCCGCCGAGGAGCTGTACCGTCATGTCTTCGCCTAA
- a CDS encoding NAD-dependent epimerase/dehydratase family protein yields the protein MSQSLNILVTGGAGYLGSIMVPALLDAGHSVTVLDSFMFRQASLSHVCAHPKFDLVRGDARDEATLRSLTKTADVVIPLAALVGAPLCDADKIGAETINRDAVITLTRILSPSQRLVMPVTNSGYGVGEQGKFCTEDSPLNPISLYGRTKVEAEKAVLDRGNSISFRLATVFGMAPRMRIDLLVNDFVYRAVNDRAVVLFEPHFKRNYIHVRDVARAFLHGLENFETMQGRPYNVGLSDANLSKWELCERIQKHLPKFVFLEAPIGEDPDKRDYIVSNERIEATGYKPAFSLDDGIQELIKGYRMIRNAVYGNVV from the coding sequence ATGTCCCAGTCTCTGAACATCCTCGTCACCGGCGGTGCCGGCTATCTCGGCTCGATCATGGTCCCGGCGCTGCTCGACGCCGGCCATTCGGTGACCGTGCTCGACAGCTTCATGTTCCGCCAGGCCTCGCTGAGCCATGTCTGCGCCCATCCGAAGTTCGATCTGGTACGCGGCGACGCCCGTGACGAAGCCACCCTGCGCAGCCTGACGAAGACCGCCGACGTCGTCATCCCGCTGGCGGCTCTGGTGGGTGCCCCGCTGTGCGATGCCGACAAGATCGGAGCCGAGACCATCAACCGCGACGCGGTCATCACCCTCACCAGGATCCTGTCGCCGTCGCAGCGCCTGGTTATGCCGGTGACCAATTCCGGCTACGGGGTCGGGGAACAGGGCAAGTTCTGCACCGAAGACAGCCCGCTGAACCCGATCTCGCTCTATGGCCGGACCAAGGTCGAGGCCGAGAAGGCGGTGCTGGACCGCGGCAACTCGATCAGCTTCCGTCTGGCCACCGTGTTCGGCATGGCGCCGCGCATGCGCATCGACCTGCTGGTCAACGACTTCGTCTACCGCGCCGTCAACGACCGCGCCGTGGTGCTGTTCGAGCCGCATTTCAAGCGCAACTACATCCATGTCCGCGACGTGGCGCGCGCCTTCCTGCACGGGCTGGAGAATTTCGAAACGATGCAGGGCCGCCCCTACAATGTGGGTCTGTCCGACGCCAACCTGTCGAAGTGGGAACTGTGCGAGCGGATCCAGAAGCACCTGCCGAAGTTCGTCTTCCTGGAAGCGCCGATCGGCGAGGACCCGGACAAGCGCGACTACATCGTCTCCAACGAGCGGATCGAGGCGACGGGCTACAAGCCGGCCTTCTCGCTGGATGACGGCATCCAGGAGTTGATCAAGGGTTATCGCATGATCCGCAACGCGGTCTACGGCAACGTCGTCTGA
- a CDS encoding tetratricopeptide repeat protein: MSAGTTSATPPGSMTITDAARLALDHLRAGRAAEAERLSRAILDAVPNQGEVLQLLGVAVMLQNRPQEAETVLRQAISVRPDLPDSHGNLGTVLQSLGRMGEALAAHDRCVLLSPASPEAYVNRGSARLALGDRNGAAADFARALRLRPIDALAAANLGVALREGHRVAEAERALRRALVVDPGHGEAMLGYAHVLRELGRFAEAHAAYDRAVALTPAKTEALCYNLYLKQTLCAWNDYDRLCRMVTDTIDHDGGIVIPLAALSIETTPAQQDRAARMFFDRLIKRASSPAMPARPEPRRDGRLRVAYVSADFHEHATAFLAAELFELHDRERFEVLAYSYGPDDGSPMRKRLVQAFDHFRDIRSVPLDAVARRMADDGVDIMVDLKGYTKQTRLDLLSRRLAPIEVSYLGYPGTIGCPHMDYVIGDRFVTPPEHQPFYVERLAILPDAYQINDRHRPLPDRVPSRAECGLPADGVVFAAFNTAYKISPAMFGLWMRILKRVPGSVLWLFEANPLAAANLKAEAEARGVDPARLVFAPPRPLPDHIARYRVADLALDTLPYTGHTTTSDALWAGCPVVTCLGGTFASRVAASLLNAAGLPDTVTRSLDEYEEMAVTLAGDPGRRAALRKRLEEGRMTVPLFDSRRFTRNLERAYQVMWSLHSAGRPPQGFILPAG; the protein is encoded by the coding sequence ATGAGCGCCGGGACGACGTCCGCCACGCCTCCGGGAAGCATGACCATCACCGATGCGGCACGCTTGGCGCTGGATCATCTCCGGGCGGGCCGGGCCGCGGAAGCCGAGCGGCTGAGCCGGGCGATCCTGGACGCCGTTCCCAACCAGGGCGAGGTCCTTCAGCTGCTGGGCGTGGCGGTGATGCTGCAGAACCGGCCGCAGGAGGCGGAAACCGTCCTGCGGCAGGCGATCTCCGTCCGGCCCGACCTGCCCGACAGCCACGGCAATCTCGGCACCGTGCTGCAGTCGCTGGGCCGCATGGGCGAGGCGTTGGCGGCGCACGACCGCTGCGTCCTGCTGTCCCCGGCGTCGCCGGAGGCCTATGTCAACCGCGGCTCCGCCCGGCTGGCCCTGGGCGACCGCAACGGGGCGGCGGCCGACTTCGCCCGCGCCCTCCGGCTGCGGCCGATCGACGCGCTCGCCGCCGCCAACCTCGGCGTGGCCCTGCGCGAAGGCCATCGCGTGGCGGAGGCGGAGCGCGCCTTGCGCCGGGCGCTGGTCGTCGATCCCGGGCATGGCGAGGCGATGCTGGGCTACGCCCATGTCCTGCGCGAGCTTGGACGGTTTGCCGAGGCGCACGCGGCCTATGATCGGGCGGTGGCGCTGACCCCGGCCAAGACCGAGGCGCTGTGCTACAATCTCTATCTCAAGCAGACGCTCTGCGCCTGGAACGATTACGACCGCCTTTGCCGGATGGTGACGGACACCATCGATCATGACGGCGGCATCGTCATCCCGCTGGCCGCCCTGTCGATCGAAACCACGCCGGCCCAGCAGGACCGCGCCGCCCGGATGTTCTTCGACCGGCTGATCAAGCGCGCCTCGTCGCCGGCGATGCCGGCACGGCCGGAGCCCCGTCGCGACGGCCGGCTGCGCGTCGCCTATGTCTCGGCCGACTTCCACGAACACGCCACCGCCTTCCTGGCGGCCGAACTGTTCGAGCTGCACGACCGCGAACGGTTCGAGGTGCTGGCCTATTCCTATGGACCCGACGACGGCAGCCCGATGCGCAAGCGGCTGGTCCAGGCCTTCGACCATTTCCGCGACATCCGCAGCGTGCCGCTCGACGCCGTCGCCCGCCGCATGGCCGACGACGGCGTCGACATCATGGTCGACCTGAAGGGCTACACGAAGCAAACCCGGCTCGACCTGCTGTCGCGCCGGCTGGCGCCCATCGAGGTCAGCTATCTGGGATATCCAGGCACCATCGGCTGCCCGCACATGGATTACGTGATCGGCGACCGCTTCGTCACCCCGCCGGAGCATCAGCCCTTTTACGTCGAGCGGCTGGCGATCCTGCCCGACGCCTACCAGATCAACGATCGCCACCGCCCGCTGCCGGACCGGGTGCCGTCACGCGCCGAGTGCGGCCTGCCGGCTGACGGCGTCGTCTTCGCCGCCTTCAACACCGCCTACAAGATCAGCCCGGCCATGTTCGGCCTGTGGATGCGCATCCTGAAGCGCGTGCCCGGATCGGTGCTGTGGCTGTTCGAGGCCAATCCGCTGGCTGCTGCAAACCTGAAGGCGGAGGCCGAGGCCCGGGGCGTCGATCCGGCCCGGCTGGTCTTCGCCCCGCCCCGCCCGCTGCCGGACCACATCGCCCGCTACCGGGTGGCCGACCTGGCTCTCGACACCCTGCCCTATACCGGCCACACCACCACCAGCGACGCGCTGTGGGCCGGCTGCCCGGTGGTGACATGCCTGGGCGGGACCTTCGCCTCGCGGGTGGCGGCCAGCCTGCTGAACGCGGCCGGCCTGCCCGATACGGTCACCCGGTCGCTGGACGAATACGAGGAGATGGCGGTGACGCTCGCCGGCGATCCCGGACGGCGCGCGGCCTTGCGGAAGCGGCTTGAGGAGGGGCGGATGACGGTGCCGCTGTTCGACAGCCGCCGCTTCACCCGAAACCTGGAGCGCGCCTATCAGGTCATGTGGTCGCTGCACAGCGCCGGCCGTCCGCCGCAGGGCTTCATCCTGCCGGCGGGCTGA
- a CDS encoding class I SAM-dependent methyltransferase, whose protein sequence is MSEAPPPSAAPDTASAVHSGSADRFGYEWGRYAELKDIYEEQFRRWTPFLKPEDWRGLSFVDVGCGMGRNSHWPMSYGAAGGLAIDIDERSLASARATLAPHPAMEVRRQSAYELNEVERFDLAFSIGVIHHLAHPETALANMVRAVKPGGRVMIWVYGRENNGWIVRFADPLRKALFSRLPIGLVHALSLPPTAVLWLALRLGLDRLEYFRLIRRFDFAHLRSIVFDQMLPKIANYWRRDEVEALMKGAGLEDVRLAWVNEISWAAIGRKPLA, encoded by the coding sequence ATGAGCGAAGCGCCGCCCCCTTCCGCCGCTCCCGACACCGCCTCCGCGGTGCACAGCGGGTCGGCCGACCGTTTCGGCTACGAGTGGGGCCGTTATGCCGAACTGAAGGACATCTACGAGGAGCAGTTCCGCCGCTGGACGCCCTTCCTGAAGCCGGAGGACTGGCGCGGCCTGAGCTTCGTCGACGTCGGCTGCGGCATGGGGCGCAACAGCCACTGGCCGATGAGCTACGGGGCGGCCGGCGGGCTGGCCATCGACATCGACGAGCGCAGCCTGGCCTCGGCCCGCGCCACGCTGGCGCCGCACCCGGCGATGGAGGTGCGCCGCCAGAGCGCCTATGAGCTGAACGAGGTGGAGCGCTTCGACCTCGCCTTCTCCATCGGCGTCATCCACCATCTGGCCCACCCGGAAACGGCGCTCGCCAACATGGTGCGCGCGGTCAAGCCGGGCGGGCGGGTGATGATCTGGGTCTATGGCCGCGAGAACAACGGTTGGATCGTCCGCTTCGCCGATCCGCTGCGCAAGGCGCTGTTCAGCCGCCTGCCGATCGGGCTGGTCCATGCGCTGTCCCTGCCGCCTACCGCCGTTCTGTGGCTGGCGCTTCGGCTGGGGCTGGACCGGCTGGAATATTTCCGTCTGATCCGCCGCTTCGACTTCGCGCATCTGCGCTCCATCGTCTTCGACCAGATGCTGCCGAAGATCGCCAACTACTGGCGCCGCGACGAGGTGGAGGCGCTGATGAAGGGCGCCGGCCTTGAGGACGTGCGGCTCGCCTGGGTCAACGAGATCTCCTGGGCGGCCATCGGCAGGAAGCCGCTGGCATAG
- a CDS encoding HAD-IIIA family hydrolase — MSMSIDGITGTPPEAVSADSPALPPLPRQCVILVGGLGTRLGERTRLTPKPLLEVAGKPFLDHLIGNLARFGFERVLLLGGYRGEVLRDYCAAAATADGRSSRFGVALSCLIEEEPAGTGGALVQAGDALDDCFLLLNGDSFFDINYLDLTAPLGDGTLARVALRRVEDAARYGTVRLEGERIRAFAERPERGGESLINGGIYWMDRRILDHIPAGPCSLERDVLPGLAERGELVGRCYDGAFIDIGIPQDLARADGLAAEWHRRPAAFLDRDGVLNLDHGYVHHRGHFEWVDGAMDAVKLLNDRGYYVFLITNQAGVAHGHYEEEAIHTLHGWMREELRRNGAHLDDVRYCPYHPEGAVEQYRRASDWRKPEAGMLRDLMAHWPVETASSFVIGDRDTDMAAARAAGVAGHLFTGGNLLERVRAILDESGG; from the coding sequence ATGAGCATGTCCATCGACGGCATCACCGGCACGCCGCCCGAAGCCGTTTCCGCCGACAGTCCCGCTTTGCCGCCGCTTCCCCGTCAATGCGTCATCCTGGTCGGCGGTCTCGGCACCCGGCTGGGGGAGCGTACGCGCCTGACGCCCAAGCCCCTGCTGGAGGTGGCGGGCAAGCCCTTCCTCGATCACCTGATCGGCAACCTCGCCCGCTTCGGCTTCGAGCGGGTGCTGCTGCTGGGCGGCTACCGGGGCGAGGTGCTGCGCGACTATTGCGCCGCGGCGGCCACTGCCGACGGCCGGTCTAGCCGTTTCGGCGTCGCGCTTTCCTGCCTGATCGAGGAGGAGCCGGCCGGCACCGGCGGCGCTCTGGTTCAGGCTGGCGACGCCCTGGACGATTGCTTTTTGCTGCTGAACGGCGATTCCTTCTTCGACATCAACTACCTGGATCTGACGGCACCGCTCGGCGACGGGACGCTGGCGCGGGTGGCGCTGCGCCGGGTGGAGGATGCGGCGCGCTACGGCACGGTCCGCCTGGAGGGCGAGCGGATCCGCGCCTTCGCCGAACGGCCGGAGCGGGGAGGCGAGAGCCTCATCAACGGCGGCATCTACTGGATGGACCGCCGCATCCTCGACCATATTCCGGCCGGCCCTTGTTCGCTGGAACGCGATGTCCTGCCCGGGCTGGCCGAACGGGGCGAACTGGTCGGACGCTGCTATGACGGCGCCTTCATCGACATCGGCATTCCCCAGGATCTGGCGCGGGCCGACGGCCTTGCGGCCGAATGGCACCGTCGGCCGGCCGCCTTCCTCGACCGCGACGGGGTGCTGAACCTCGATCACGGCTACGTCCATCATCGGGGGCATTTCGAGTGGGTCGACGGGGCGATGGACGCCGTCAAGCTGCTGAACGACCGCGGCTATTACGTCTTTCTCATCACCAATCAGGCGGGCGTCGCCCACGGCCATTACGAGGAGGAGGCGATCCACACCCTCCATGGCTGGATGCGGGAGGAACTGCGTCGCAACGGCGCCCATCTCGATGACGTCCGCTATTGCCCCTATCATCCCGAGGGAGCGGTGGAGCAGTACCGCCGCGCGTCCGACTGGCGCAAGCCGGAGGCGGGCATGCTGCGCGACCTGATGGCCCATTGGCCGGTGGAAACCGCCAGCAGCTTCGTCATCGGCGACCGCGACACCGATATGGCGGCCGCGCGGGCCGCCGGCGTCGCCGGCCACCTGTTCACCGGCGGAAACCTGTTGGAGCGCGTACGCGCCATCCTGGACGAAAGCGGGGGCTGA
- a CDS encoding HAD family hydrolase — MPAPARIKAVLYDMDGVLIDAKDWHYEALNEALALFGMEIKRDEHLALYDGLPTRRKLEMLSASRQLPVRLHGFINEMKQRRTIELAYSRCRPFFPHQYALSRLQAEGYRQAACSNSIRNTVAVMLGQAALLPYFEFYLSNEDVAQAKPHPEIYLTAMQRLGLSPQECLIVEDNEHGIRAAKASGAHVMEVGDVYDVTYDRIRRHIARAQGETP, encoded by the coding sequence ATGCCGGCCCCTGCCCGGATCAAGGCCGTCCTCTACGACATGGACGGCGTCCTGATCGATGCCAAGGACTGGCATTACGAGGCGCTGAACGAGGCGCTCGCCCTGTTCGGCATGGAGATCAAGCGCGACGAGCATCTGGCGCTCTATGACGGGCTGCCGACCCGCCGCAAGCTGGAGATGCTGAGCGCCAGCCGCCAGCTCCCGGTCCGGCTGCACGGCTTCATCAACGAGATGAAGCAGCGCCGCACCATCGAGCTGGCCTATTCGCGCTGCCGCCCCTTCTTCCCCCACCAGTACGCGCTGTCCCGCCTCCAGGCGGAAGGATACCGGCAGGCCGCCTGCTCCAACTCCATCCGCAACACGGTGGCGGTGATGCTCGGACAGGCGGCCCTGCTGCCCTATTTCGAGTTCTACCTGTCCAACGAGGACGTGGCGCAGGCCAAGCCGCACCCGGAGATCTACCTGACGGCGATGCAGCGGCTCGGGCTGTCGCCGCAGGAATGCCTGATCGTCGAGGACAACGAGCATGGCATCCGCGCGGCCAAGGCCAGCGGCGCCCATGTGATGGAGGTCGGGGACGTGTACGACGTCACCTACGACCGAATCCGCCGGCACATCGCCCGCGCCCAGGGAGAGACGCCGTGA
- a CDS encoding tetratricopeptide repeat protein, whose translation MGVAISEFSPAFIEAFNRGAALFQAGRFDEAAEAFRRLAEEHPGVANLHGNLGLCLHAAGRPAEAMEPLRQALRLRPAYPDALNALGGILLDQHNYEHALIAFRELARLKPDHPGALLTLGNLFMFTGDAERARTAYRFALTVEPDVAVNYNNLGAVSLSLGFPPEAALHYRRALAIDVGKPEYRKNLGTCLLMAGDYPNGTVAYEGRLEQGVWRKRNMPGVLWQGQPLEGRTLLVHFEQGLGDSFQYIRYAGVLKRMGARVLYECQPALKRVLSTAPDLDGLFAFGEPLPAYDYYISLMSLMHRLGTTPDNVPGGVPYIRAEAEPAARWAERLERLEGGRRPRLRVGINWHGNETGKSIPLECFEAMGRLPGVRLYSLQKVSGLAHLERLRDRVAVTELGADFDAGPDAFLDTAAVMANLDLVITCDTSVCHLAGAMGRPTWVVLKWFADWRWMRDRLDSPWYPTMRLFRQATSNDWPEVMARVTAEVAALSATEGGR comes from the coding sequence TTGGGGGTTGCCATTTCCGAGTTCTCACCGGCCTTCATCGAGGCCTTCAACCGCGGCGCCGCCCTGTTCCAGGCCGGCCGCTTCGACGAGGCGGCCGAGGCCTTCCGCCGGCTGGCTGAAGAGCATCCCGGCGTCGCCAACCTGCACGGCAACCTCGGCCTTTGCCTGCATGCCGCCGGCCGGCCGGCCGAGGCGATGGAGCCGCTGCGCCAGGCGCTGCGCCTGCGCCCCGCCTATCCGGACGCGCTGAACGCGCTGGGCGGCATCCTGCTGGACCAGCACAACTACGAGCATGCGCTGATCGCCTTCCGGGAGCTTGCGCGCCTGAAGCCGGATCATCCGGGCGCGCTGCTGACCCTCGGCAACCTGTTCATGTTCACCGGCGACGCGGAGCGCGCGCGCACCGCCTACCGGTTCGCGCTTACCGTCGAGCCGGACGTGGCCGTCAACTACAACAATCTCGGCGCCGTCAGCCTCAGCCTCGGCTTTCCGCCGGAGGCGGCGCTGCACTACCGCCGCGCGCTCGCCATCGACGTCGGCAAGCCGGAATACCGCAAGAATCTCGGCACCTGCCTGCTGATGGCCGGCGACTATCCCAACGGCACCGTCGCCTATGAGGGCCGTCTGGAGCAGGGGGTTTGGCGCAAGCGCAACATGCCGGGCGTCCTGTGGCAGGGCCAGCCGCTGGAGGGCCGGACCCTGCTGGTGCATTTCGAGCAGGGGCTGGGCGACTCCTTCCAGTACATCCGCTATGCCGGCGTGCTGAAGCGGATGGGCGCGCGGGTGCTCTACGAATGCCAGCCGGCGCTGAAGCGCGTGCTGTCGACCGCCCCCGACCTGGACGGGCTGTTCGCCTTCGGCGAGCCGCTGCCGGCCTATGATTACTACATCTCGCTGATGAGCCTGATGCATCGGTTGGGCACCACGCCGGACAACGTTCCGGGCGGCGTTCCCTATATCCGGGCCGAAGCGGAACCGGCGGCCCGCTGGGCGGAGCGGCTGGAGCGGCTGGAGGGCGGCAGGCGCCCGAGGCTGCGCGTCGGCATCAACTGGCACGGCAACGAAACCGGCAAGTCGATCCCCCTGGAATGCTTCGAGGCGATGGGACGGCTGCCCGGCGTCCGGCTCTACAGCCTGCAGAAGGTTTCCGGCCTCGCTCATCTGGAGCGGCTGCGCGACCGGGTGGCGGTGACGGAGCTGGGGGCGGATTTCGACGCCGGCCCGGACGCCTTCCTCGACACCGCCGCGGTGATGGCCAATCTCGATCTGGTCATCACCTGCGACACCTCGGTCTGTCATCTCGCCGGTGCCATGGGACGGCCGACCTGGGTGGTGCTGAAATGGTTCGCCGACTGGCGCTGGATGCGCGACCGGCTCGACAGCCCCTGGTACCCGACCATGCGCCTGTTCCGTCAGGCGACATCCAACGACTGGCCCGAGGTGATGGCCAGGGTGACGGCGGAGGTGGCGGCACTCTCCGCCACGGAGGGCGGGCGATGA